One genomic segment of Methanothermococcus okinawensis IH1 includes these proteins:
- a CDS encoding class I SAM-dependent DNA methyltransferase: MKRESIVRSEVKSACDILRKDDGTSGAMDYMEQLSWLLFLKVFESVEKELEETALMNGENYNPIIDKKYRWSNWAKKDWIGKPKECLKDFVDNVDEEIKNIDDLDNTLVYFIDNILFPHLRSLEGTPEREKIASIFKEISGNKMKSTYNLVDVINKIDNINTDDYEDTHVLSQIYEELLLNMGNEAGWGGEFYTPRPIIRFIIKVIKPKIGETVFDPFGGSAGFLIETLKYIQEELGNITVQENDILMHKTLYGHEKKPFPYLLGTMNMVLHGILTPNYYRRNSLGDEDIHNVPESEKYDIIITNPPFGGRENKKVQDNFPHKIQSTEALALQYIMRKLKNGGRAGVILPEGQIMFGGKKFKSIREELLNKFNVFAIVSLPQGVFSQMGAGVKTNIVFFEKTGSTKEIWYYELEGKYTKKQRIKDEDFKDVLNKIKNREISENSWIVSIDEIKKRDYDLTAKNPNKKEEIEYKEPNEVIKEIEKIDINIKNLIDEIKSNL; encoded by the coding sequence ATGAAAAGGGAATCAATTGTAAGAAGCGAAGTAAAATCTGCATGTGATATATTAAGAAAGGATGATGGAACTTCTGGTGCTATGGACTATATGGAACAACTGTCATGGCTTTTGTTTTTAAAAGTGTTTGAAAGTGTTGAAAAGGAATTAGAAGAAACCGCCTTGATGAATGGTGAAAATTATAATCCAATAATTGATAAAAAATATAGATGGTCAAACTGGGCAAAAAAGGACTGGATAGGGAAGCCCAAAGAATGTTTAAAAGATTTTGTTGATAATGTTGATGAAGAAATTAAAAATATTGATGATTTAGATAATACATTAGTTTATTTTATTGACAATATTTTGTTTCCACATTTGAGAAGTTTAGAGGGAACGCCAGAAAGAGAGAAAATTGCAAGCATTTTTAAAGAAATTTCGGGAAATAAAATGAAATCCACCTATAATTTAGTGGATGTAATAAATAAAATTGATAATATAAATACTGATGACTATGAGGATACTCATGTTTTATCTCAAATATATGAGGAGCTCCTATTAAACATGGGTAATGAAGCTGGATGGGGAGGAGAATTTTATACGCCGAGACCTATTATAAGGTTTATTATTAAGGTGATAAAGCCTAAAATAGGTGAAACAGTATTCGACCCATTTGGGGGCTCAGCTGGTTTTTTGATTGAAACATTAAAATATATTCAGGAGGAGCTCGGAAATATAACTGTTCAAGAGAATGATATTTTAATGCATAAAACACTTTACGGGCATGAGAAAAAGCCATTTCCTTATTTGTTGGGGACTATGAATATGGTTTTGCACGGTATTTTAACGCCCAATTATTATAGGAGAAATTCCTTGGGGGATGAAGATATTCATAATGTTCCAGAAAGTGAAAAATACGATATAATTATTACAAATCCGCCTTTTGGTGGGAGAGAAAATAAAAAGGTTCAGGATAATTTCCCCCATAAAATACAATCTACGGAGGCATTGGCACTTCAATACATAATGAGGAAGTTAAAAAATGGAGGAAGGGCAGGAGTTATTCTTCCAGAGGGTCAAATAATGTTTGGAGGTAAGAAGTTTAAATCCATACGAGAGGAGCTCCTAAATAAGTTTAATGTTTTTGCCATTGTATCACTACCGCAGGGAGTATTTAGCCAAATGGGGGCAGGGGTTAAAACAAATATTGTATTTTTTGAAAAGACAGGAAGCACAAAGGAAATTTGGTATTATGAGTTAGAGGGTAAATATACTAAAAAACAAAGGATAAAAGATGAAGATTTTAAGGATGTTTTGAATAAAATTAAAAATCGTGAAATTTCTGAAAATAGTTGGATTGTTTCAATTGATGAGATTAAAAAAAGGGATTATGATTTAACTGCCAAAAATCCAAATAAGAAAGAAGAAATCGAATATAAAGAACCTAATGAAGTCATAAAAGAAATTGAAAAAATTGATATTAATATTAAAAATTTAATTGATGAAATAAAAAGTAATTTATAA
- a CDS encoding restriction endonuclease subunit S, producing MELPEGWKLVKLGDIADILDKFRKPLNRYERETRKGNIPYCGANGIIDYINDYIFDGEYLLVAEDGGFFKKFERSSYLFKGKFWANNHVHVLQIKKEFSLNKYVYYVLYFENLEKYCSGATRLKLNQKKLKEILIPIPYKDGKPDLQKQKEIVNKIETLFNNIDKAIELRQKAINETKDLFNSVLNKIFKDEGFKLVRLGDIAEKIKAGGTPLRKNKEYWENGTINLVKISDITKSNKYLLDTEEKITENGLKNSSAWLVNEGSILLSMYGTVGEVVINKIPVAITQNIAGILLKKDNNIQ from the coding sequence ATGGAATTGCCAGAAGGTTGGAAATTGGTTAAGTTGGGGGATATTGCAGATATTTTAGACAAATTTAGGAAACCATTGAATAGATACGAAAGAGAAACTAGAAAAGGGAATATTCCATATTGCGGGGCAAATGGTATAATAGATTATATTAATGATTACATATTTGATGGGGAATATTTGTTGGTTGCAGAAGATGGAGGATTTTTCAAAAAATTTGAAAGGAGTTCTTACCTTTTTAAAGGAAAATTTTGGGCTAATAACCATGTTCATGTATTACAAATTAAAAAAGAATTCTCATTAAATAAATATGTTTATTACGTACTATATTTTGAGAATTTAGAAAAATATTGTTCAGGAGCTACTAGACTTAAATTAAATCAAAAAAAACTAAAAGAAATTTTAATCCCCATCCCATACAAAGACGGAAAACCTGACTTACAAAAACAAAAAGAAATCGTTAATAAAATAGAAACACTTTTTAACAACATTGACAAAGCAATAGAATTAAGACAAAAAGCAATAAATGAAACAAAAGATTTATTTAATTCAGTTTTAAATAAAATTTTTAAAGATGAGGGTTTTAAATTGGTTAGATTGGGAGATATTGCAGAAAAAATAAAAGCAGGAGGAACACCATTAAGAAAAAATAAAGAATATTGGGAAAATGGAACTATAAATTTAGTTAAAATTTCAGATATAACAAAATCAAATAAATATTTATTAGATACAGAGGAAAAAATAACAGAAAATGGTTTAAAAAATTCAAGTGCATGGTTAGTTAATGAGGGCTCGATATTATTAAGCATGTATGGGACAGTTGGAGAGGTTGTTATAAATAAAATTCCTGTGGCAATAACTCAAAATATTGCAGGTATCTTATTGAAAAAAGATAATAATATACAATGA
- a CDS encoding nucleotidyltransferase family protein produces the protein MKTLNEIKKILLEHKNELRERYKVKTIGIFGSYVRGEQKETSDIDILVEFEEGYINFDNYMGLKYYLEDLFNKKVDLVIKDDIKQELKKYILNEVEYAEGL, from the coding sequence ATGAAAACTTTAAACGAAATTAAAAAAATACTTTTAGAACATAAAAATGAATTAAGAGAAAGATATAAAGTCAAAACCATCGGAATATTTGGTAGTTATGTAAGAGGGGAGCAGAAAGAAACATCAGATATAGACATATTAGTTGAATTTGAAGAAGGATATATAAATTTTGATAACTACATGGGATTAAAATACTATTTAGAGGATTTATTCAATAAAAAAGTCGATTTAGTAATTAAAGATGATATTAAACAAGAGCTAAAAAAGTATATTCTAAATGAGGTTGAATATGCCGAGGGATTATAA
- a CDS encoding HepT-like ribonuclease domain-containing protein, with amino-acid sequence MPRDYKLYLSDILDAIERIENYTYNINTYNKFLEQQIVQDVVIKNLMIIGEAVKKIPNEIKSKYPNSDWKKIAGFRDVLIHSYFKINLLIIWDVIENKLPLLKEDIIQILKELDNDI; translated from the coding sequence ATGCCGAGGGATTATAAATTATATTTAAGTGATATTTTAGATGCAATAGAAAGAATAGAAAATTATACTTATAATATTAATACCTATAATAAATTTTTAGAACAGCAAATAGTTCAAGATGTAGTGATTAAAAACCTAATGATAATTGGTGAAGCAGTTAAAAAAATCCCAAACGAAATAAAATCAAAATATCCTAACAGTGATTGGAAAAAAATCGCAGGATTTAGAGATGTTTTAATCCATAGTTATTTTAAAATAAATCTTTTAATTATTTGGGATGTTATTGAGAATAAATTACCACTTCTAAAAGAGGATATTATACAAATTTTAAAAGAGCTCGACAATGATATATAA
- the hsdR gene encoding EcoAI/FtnUII family type I restriction enzme subunit R produces MDLNNLSEADTKEKLIKPKLIKAGWGENNLVREYAIKNKYRYYITGDEYKKIEIKNRFADYVLKVNNVIVGVIEAKKYKKDAEEGLSQAKEYSKLLDVPIAYVTNGRKIIVYDRRTKETKEVDEFLSPNELYTIYKEWKGLEYKNKNISPLEYPYYVDSNTNKRVRSYQETAIKKVIESILKGQKRILLTMATGTGKTFTSFQIVWKLIKSNYISRVLFLTDRVFLREQAHDKDYEPFKDARYQIKSGKFNKNRKVYFSTYQTLYSNDLYKKIPEDFFDLIIIDECHRSGYGEWRNILKHFKNSYQLGMTATPKRNDNIDVYEYFGEPVFIYSMAQAIEDGYLVPYKIHKIFTNIDLNGLDISQAEEIIYDDEINEIEDIKEYIKDYYEPSEFEINIHLPDRTKLMCEKLLEILKRTNDNEKTVIFCVDTTHAENVRSTLNQITNNEEFATKIVYEDKDDLERFRDSENIYPQIATTVDLLSTGIDIPHLKNIVFMRPINSRVLFKQIIGRGARLSDNKGFFRIIDFTNATRLIDKWEIPSPITLPNEETPEKPYDKSLKGFIIDKDTKEPIQDANVIIKIERFKKDTLSKKKRIL; encoded by the coding sequence ATGGATTTAAATAATTTATCAGAAGCAGATACTAAGGAAAAATTAATAAAACCAAAATTGATAAAGGCAGGATGGGGAGAAAATAATTTAGTAAGAGAATACGCTATAAAAAATAAATACAGATATTATATAACAGGGGACGAATACAAAAAAATCGAAATAAAAAACAGATTTGCAGATTATGTTTTAAAAGTAAATAATGTAATAGTCGGAGTAATCGAAGCAAAAAAATACAAAAAAGATGCAGAAGAAGGACTATCTCAGGCTAAGGAATATTCTAAACTGTTGGATGTTCCAATAGCCTATGTAACTAACGGGAGAAAAATAATAGTCTATGACAGAAGAACAAAAGAAACAAAAGAAGTAGATGAATTTTTATCGCCAAATGAACTATACACCATATACAAAGAATGGAAGGGATTGGAATATAAAAATAAAAATATATCTCCATTAGAATATCCTTACTATGTAGATTCAAACACAAATAAAAGAGTAAGAAGCTACCAAGAAACTGCAATAAAAAAAGTAATAGAATCAATTTTAAAAGGTCAAAAAAGAATACTCTTAACAATGGCAACAGGAACAGGGAAAACTTTTACATCCTTCCAAATTGTTTGGAAATTAATAAAGAGCAACTACATATCGCGAGTTTTATTTTTAACAGATAGGGTATTTTTAAGAGAACAGGCACACGATAAAGATTATGAACCTTTTAAAGATGCGAGGTATCAAATAAAATCGGGAAAATTTAACAAAAACAGAAAAGTTTATTTTTCAACATATCAAACTTTATATTCTAATGATTTATATAAAAAAATACCTGAGGATTTTTTTGATTTAATAATTATTGATGAATGCCATCGTTCAGGATATGGAGAATGGAGAAACATTTTAAAACATTTTAAAAACTCCTATCAGTTAGGTATGACGGCAACGCCAAAGAGGAATGATAACATCGATGTTTATGAATACTTTGGAGAACCTGTTTTTATCTATTCAATGGCACAGGCAATAGAAGATGGTTATTTAGTTCCCTACAAAATTCATAAAATTTTTACAAATATTGATTTAAATGGTTTGGATATTTCACAAGCAGAAGAGATAATCTACGATGACGAAATAAATGAAATCGAAGATATTAAAGAGTATATTAAAGATTATTATGAGCCTTCCGAATTTGAAATAAATATACACCTTCCAGATAGAACAAAACTAATGTGTGAAAAATTATTGGAAATTCTTAAAAGAACAAACGACAATGAAAAAACGGTAATATTTTGCGTAGATACAACACACGCAGAAAATGTTAGAAGCACATTAAACCAAATTACAAACAATGAAGAATTCGCAACAAAAATTGTCTATGAGGATAAAGATGATTTAGAACGATTTAGGGACAGTGAAAATATTTATCCCCAGATTGCCACGACTGTGGATTTACTATCAACAGGCATAGATATACCCCATCTTAAAAATATAGTTTTTATGAGACCAATTAATTCAAGAGTTTTATTTAAACAAATTATTGGAAGAGGTGCAAGATTATCAGATAATAAGGGATTTTTTAGAATTATAGATTTTACCAATGCAACAAGATTAATCGATAAATGGGAAATACCTTCCCCAATAACATTACCAAACGAAGAAACACCAGAAAAGCCTTATGATAAATCATTAAAAGGTTTTATAATTGATAAAGACACAAAAGAACCGATACAAGATGCAAATGTAATAATAAAAATTGAAAGATTTAAAAAAGATACACTATCCAAAAAAAAGCGGATACTTTGA
- a CDS encoding type I restriction-modification enzyme R subunit C-terminal domain-containing protein produces the protein MKDLKKIHYPKKSGYFELNGLPSNSFLPLTISKEGYKTLKKKINLNDLKEIENPIFELKPIKKKPKTITVKGINVEIAEEIDIEFDGNKISFAEYKQYTKEHILKEVHTTEDLKNLWINDNLRREFLNKLEEKKIDIELIKKLENKLDYDTFDIIAHLVFDAPLLTKDERVNYFINSHIHHINKYGDDIREIAFSLLEKYKKGGIENISTNALKTPDMKRKNAITKLKNIFGLKIPNFLGYIKKHIYDNEIYTKAKIR, from the coding sequence TTGAAAGATTTAAAAAAGATACACTATCCAAAAAAAAGCGGATACTTTGAATTAAATGGACTACCTTCAAACAGCTTTTTACCACTTACAATATCAAAGGAAGGATATAAAACCCTAAAAAAGAAAATAAACCTAAACGATTTAAAAGAAATAGAAAATCCCATATTTGAGTTAAAACCCATAAAAAAGAAACCTAAAACCATCACTGTAAAGGGAATAAATGTGGAAATTGCCGAAGAAATAGATATAGAGTTTGATGGGAATAAAATATCCTTTGCAGAGTATAAGCAATATACAAAAGAGCATATACTAAAAGAAGTTCATACCACAGAGGATTTAAAAAACCTATGGATAAATGACAACCTAAGAAGGGAATTTTTAAATAAACTTGAAGAAAAAAAGATAGATATAGAGCTCATAAAAAAACTTGAAAATAAGTTGGATTATGATACCTTTGATATTATTGCTCACTTGGTTTTTGATGCCCCATTATTGACAAAAGATGAAAGAGTAAATTACTTTATAAATTCCCATATTCACCATATAAACAAATATGGTGATGACATACGAGAAATAGCCTTTTCATTACTTGAAAAATATAAAAAGGGAGGTATTGAGAATATATCTACAAATGCTTTAAAAACACCCGATATGAAGAGAAAAAATGCAATAACTAAATTAAAAAATATATTTGGATTAAAAATACCTAATTTTTTAGGATATATTAAAAAACATATATATGACAATGAGATATATACAAAGGCAAAAATTAGATAA
- a CDS encoding flippase produces MLKNFKKFREFKNLKNDGLIRDSFYMIFSNIYSKGMAYIFYFLSAIILGTEGFGTLRGLLPLMDVMTIFFCSGIPPSMAKHISEYDMENHNEWIISILKIMIIFSIIGALITILLKYTLVGGYKNIDITLYLAVGFAVICSSFISWSRGVLQGKLKIKELSLTWVVEYTFKILFLVIFALLFGVIGALLSISFAYIIGGIAGYYLLKKSSNLNISLFKSSSLNKHEHNNNKNKKLVKKIILYAIPIALGTASYRLLNDLDSIFIMSILGAYDNGIYGYASLLSRGVFLFASAISIPLIPRIAKTKDFNYFKKAILMNFLIILPALAVVFIFSKELLLVFFGVHDYRASICLKILSISAGFMSSYTICSSSLQGLGYAKIPLYILLFGILLNGVLNYILINNMGIVGGAYATLISSTFIFLIILLFIYHIKKKTTK; encoded by the coding sequence ATGTTAAAAAATTTTAAAAAATTTAGAGAATTTAAAAATTTAAAAAATGATGGATTGATAAGGGATAGTTTTTACATGATTTTTTCCAATATCTATTCAAAGGGCATGGCTTATATATTCTATTTTTTAAGTGCCATTATTCTTGGAACAGAAGGATTCGGGACACTTCGGGGACTTTTGCCTTTAATGGATGTAATGACTATATTTTTTTGCTCAGGTATCCCGCCGTCAATGGCTAAACATATTTCAGAATATGACATGGAAAATCATAACGAATGGATTATATCAATTTTAAAAATTATGATAATATTTTCCATTATAGGAGCTCTGATTACAATCCTGTTAAAATATACACTTGTTGGAGGTTATAAAAATATAGATATTACATTATACCTTGCAGTTGGATTTGCAGTAATATGCTCATCATTTATCTCATGGAGTAGGGGGGTATTGCAGGGTAAATTAAAAATAAAGGAGCTCTCTTTAACATGGGTAGTGGAATACACATTTAAGATATTATTTTTAGTAATATTTGCATTATTGTTTGGAGTTATCGGAGCTCTATTATCCATATCCTTTGCATATATTATTGGTGGAATTGCTGGATATTATCTATTAAAAAAATCATCCAATCTAAATATATCTTTATTTAAATCATCATCCTTAAATAAACATGAACATAATAATAATAAAAATAAAAAGCTTGTTAAAAAGATAATATTATATGCTATTCCAATAGCGTTGGGGACAGCATCTTATCGCCTTTTAAATGATTTGGACAGTATATTTATAATGTCAATATTAGGGGCTTATGATAACGGTATTTATGGTTATGCATCTCTACTTTCAAGAGGAGTTTTTTTATTTGCATCTGCAATATCTATTCCATTAATACCAAGGATAGCAAAAACGAAGGATTTTAACTACTTTAAAAAAGCAATTTTAATGAATTTTTTGATAATATTACCTGCCCTTGCAGTAGTATTTATATTTTCAAAAGAGCTTTTATTGGTGTTCTTTGGAGTTCATGACTATCGAGCATCAATATGTTTAAAAATATTATCAATTTCTGCTGGTTTTATGAGCTCCTATACAATATGTAGTTCTTCACTTCAAGGATTGGGTTATGCCAAAATTCCGTTATATATTTTATTATTTGGCATATTATTAAATGGTGTTTTAAATTATATACTTATTAATAACATGGGAATAGTCGGCGGAGCTTATGCCACTTTAATATCATCAACATTTATATTTTTGATAATTTTACTGTTTATATATCATATAAAAAAGAAGACGACTAAATAA
- a CDS encoding TIGR04013 family B12-binding domain/radical SAM domain-containing protein codes for MIIGYRLTSKNKYSISKLYPLTGGLIFKEFKDILHKIKNNNLDILIYSFMTLNWGTVEHEITEINKLKQLINSNKPILIAGGPHPTGAPIDTINMGFDYVIVGEGEITLPKLINKLREGEINAPINKNELDNINEKIIIGECVDNLDNFEKIEPLTPVEITRGCPYKCRFCQTPQIFGSKVRHRSIDSILRLVNPNTDTRVISPNALCYGSKTGTKPNIEKLEKLLKKLSEGKGKLFFGTFPSEVRPEFITKETVELIAKYCDNKFLHFGAQSGNDEMLKYIRRGHTVNDVLNAVDLCIDYNLIPKVDFIFGFPNENEFHRKDSMELLYYIIKKNGRAHAHYFMPLPGTYFENQKPTILDRKTLKALGQLSQKGLVSGSWNLF; via the coding sequence ATGATTATCGGATATAGACTAACATCAAAAAATAAATATAGCATATCCAAATTATATCCATTAACTGGTGGATTAATATTCAAAGAGTTTAAGGACATATTACATAAGATTAAAAATAATAATTTAGATATTTTAATATATTCTTTTATGACACTTAATTGGGGCACTGTGGAGCATGAAATAACTGAAATAAATAAATTAAAACAATTAATTAATTCAAATAAACCTATATTAATTGCAGGAGGACCTCATCCAACAGGAGCTCCTATTGATACAATAAACATGGGGTTCGATTATGTAATTGTTGGTGAAGGAGAAATTACATTGCCTAAATTGATAAATAAATTAAGAGAAGGGGAAATAAACGCACCAATAAATAAAAATGAATTGGATAATATAAATGAAAAAATCATTATAGGTGAATGTGTTGATAATTTGGACAATTTTGAAAAAATCGAACCATTAACACCAGTTGAAATAACACGGGGATGTCCATATAAATGCAGATTTTGTCAAACTCCTCAAATATTTGGTAGTAAAGTTAGGCATAGAAGTATTGATAGCATTTTAAGACTTGTAAATCCAAACACAGACACTAGAGTAATAAGTCCAAATGCCCTTTGCTACGGGTCAAAAACCGGGACTAAACCAAATATTGAAAAATTGGAAAAATTACTAAAAAAATTAAGCGAAGGTAAAGGAAAATTATTTTTTGGAACATTTCCCTCAGAGGTTAGACCAGAATTTATTACAAAGGAAACTGTTGAGTTAATTGCTAAATACTGCGATAATAAGTTTTTACATTTCGGAGCTCAGAGTGGTAATGATGAGATGTTAAAATATATAAGGCGTGGGCATACCGTTAATGATGTATTAAATGCCGTTGATTTATGCATAGATTACAATCTTATACCAAAGGTTGATTTTATATTTGGATTTCCTAATGAAAATGAGTTCCATAGAAAAGATAGTATGGAGCTCCTATACTATATCATAAAAAAGAATGGGCGAGCTCATGCTCACTACTTTATGCCGTTACCTGGAACATACTTTGAAAATCAAAAACCTACGATATTGGATAGAAAAACTTTGAAAGCACTTGGTCAATTATCTCAAAAGGGATTGGTTAGCGGTTCTTGGAATCTATTTTAA
- a CDS encoding integrase codes for MENIKLNKRNRSWDKGLDFDSMYRLFERDIAKIRENINNGLAYKKDIKSLAYLTIALLQLRNGCRIGEAIEGMILICKNNNLNWDKPIEVRIKVEKTKKTVSYRDIVLPSTIKKEDIELIRDVVLNLEKAKKPRMRVYTWLKNHYGINTHSLRYAFITKYAVMNTSPQLIAKITGHVNLNHIITYTQEKVAKQMLYDLEKHIK; via the coding sequence ATGGAAAACATTAAATTAAATAAAAGAAATAGGTCATGGGATAAAGGTTTAGATTTTGACAGCATGTATCGTTTATTTGAAAGAGATATTGCAAAAATAAGGGAAAATATAAACAACGGATTAGCCTATAAAAAAGATATTAAAAGCTTAGCTTATTTAACCATTGCATTATTGCAACTTAGAAATGGATGCAGGATTGGAGAGGCAATTGAAGGCATGATTTTAATATGTAAAAATAATAACTTAAATTGGGATAAACCTATTGAAGTTAGAATTAAAGTGGAAAAAACAAAAAAAACAGTATCATATAGAGATATCGTCTTACCATCCACAATTAAAAAGGAAGACATTGAATTAATAAGGGATGTGGTTTTAAATTTGGAAAAAGCCAAAAAGCCAAGAATGAGAGTATATACATGGTTAAAAAATCATTATGGGATAAATACTCATTCTTTAAGGTATGCATTTATTACCAAATATGCAGTAATGAACACATCACCACAGTTAATAGCTAAAATAACGGGTCATGTAAATTTAAACCATATTATTACATATACGCAGGAGAAAGTAGCAAAACAGATGTTATATGATTTAGAAAAACATATAAAATAA
- a CDS encoding helix-turn-helix domain-containing protein: protein MIELKFSHFLRWDEINKLVEKAKNNMVIVKLPLSIYNNPKMTYKIEFMRKNHIIVESENNKRGRKEKLNENIKQEILELYREGYSINKIANMLKLPKSTIFTNVKDDINKIKIEMKKEELTSLVYEYKEYLIKNDLYHPYIESQFMELKVYVDNNDLETAYNKLKEIIEYIKSQK, encoded by the coding sequence ATGATTGAATTAAAATTTAGCCATTTTTTAAGATGGGATGAAATAAATAAACTCGTGGAAAAGGCAAAAAATAACATGGTTATAGTTAAACTACCACTTAGCATATATAATAATCCAAAAATGACATATAAAATCGAATTTATGAGAAAAAATCACATAATCGTAGAATCGGAAAATAACAAAAGGGGACGAAAAGAAAAACTAAATGAAAATATAAAACAGGAAATTCTCGAACTATATAGAGAGGGATATTCGATAAATAAAATAGCTAATATGTTGAAATTGCCAAAAAGCACAATATTTACCAATGTAAAAGATGACATAAATAAAATAAAAATTGAGATGAAAAAGGAGGAGCTCACCTCATTGGTTTATGAATATAAGGAATACCTTATTAAAAACGATTTGTATCATCCATATATCGAATCTCAATTTATGGAATTAAAGGTGTATGTAGATAATAACGACTTGGAAACTGCATATAATAAATTAAAAGAGATAATTGAATATATTAAAAGTCAAAAATAA
- a CDS encoding nicotinamide-nucleotide adenylyltransferase — protein sequence MRALVVGRWQPFHNGHLTIIKEIANDVDEIIIGVGSAQKSHTLNDPFTAGERIMMIIKTLKKFGFPYYVIPIRDIDFNALWVSYVESLTPPFDLIYTGNALVRELFEERGYVVKKPKLYNRKEYSGTEIRRRILNNEEWKHLVPGEVVEVIDEIDGENRIKRLSKKDYLI from the coding sequence TTGAGAGCTCTTGTAGTTGGACGATGGCAACCCTTTCATAACGGTCATTTGACAATAATAAAAGAAATCGCCAATGATGTAGATGAGATTATTATAGGTGTAGGCAGTGCTCAAAAAAGCCATACCCTTAATGACCCATTTACAGCAGGGGAACGGATAATGATGATTATCAAAACACTTAAAAAATTTGGATTCCCGTATTATGTTATTCCAATCAGGGATATAGACTTTAATGCGTTGTGGGTATCTTATGTTGAATCTTTGACTCCACCTTTTGATTTAATATATACAGGTAATGCATTAGTAAGAGAGCTCTTTGAAGAAAGAGGTTATGTGGTTAAAAAACCTAAATTATATAATCGAAAAGAATACTCTGGAACTGAAATAAGGAGAAGAATATTAAATAATGAAGAATGGAAACATTTGGTTCCAGGGGAGGTTGTTGAGGTTATTGATGAAATAGACGGAGAAAATAGAATAAAACGGTTAAGTAAAAAGGATTATCTTATTTAA